One genomic window of Halorhabdus sp. CBA1104 includes the following:
- a CDS encoding oligosaccharyl transferase, archaeosortase A system-associated — translation MSVLEKWPDDETTAGQALGWLSQWYHLFVVAGLFGFMFWLRARTWENFIVNGDVLFSGNDAWYEFREVAYAVANWPNTMPFDPWTEFPTGVVVEQFGTFYDQLIATTALIVGLGNPSDHLIRLVHLFFPALLGAAVVIPTYYLGKHVGGRIGGVIAAVLVALSGGEFLRRSLVGFSDHHVAEVFFQALAVLAILIALRVAQEEKPIYELFTERDWDGLRRPLGWAVIAGVALGLYISIWPPGVLLIGILGVYVTIQLPITYLRKESPEHISIVAAVIFLVAAVLSLASIDEIGFGMISRTLAQPGLAIAGAVWVGVLSALARAWDERDLSRWVYPVVVFGSLLGAVLLAALLLPDFFQYFLRQALRFVGFAFNPHTDAAVTIGEVQPLPIGQADTLISWLGVAPIVGGIGVLLALAHQYVADELDPAYLFVALWFAFFVAATFTQQRFAYYLTVPAAVMTALVVTRLFRYLRSISDTDGIETYEALVVGGVIVLLVVPMALGTTAIGRSASNGPGGVTGWQSSLDYIEEETPAVGNYGDAGNADQLDFYGTYERTDDFEYPDGAYGVMSWWDYGHWITQEGERIPVANPFQHNAREAAAFLVAQNETDADDALAAVGESETDAQTRYVMVDWKMATANGGFGGYRWGKFFAPPNFLDDADESDYYRRVRSLVQTQQGQSLTNRYFTLQKQAYYETMAVRLYRYHGSAASPTDVPGLDLGGSTVVVDWQDYQGVALPELSQNGTGQTVQLFQNRSAAEEFVANDSTSQIGGIGKIPSESVGALQHYRLVQVSDPTVGLRYGQLGQFMASQPGLTVLSRSQQYQTGVGIRALGLAREPFNSYTKVFERVPGATVQGDGPSNATVTAAVEMEMPNANKTFTYRQHAETDANGEFTMTLPYSTEGYENWGPEDGYTNVSVRANSSYQFSTETSFNESGSIYRYTATENVSEAQVNGVEDEPVAIELERQVLGEFNNSESSDAGNESSESLTPPSLRSPDGDTDDSPSGQTGEAVSWNPVLNARSAGL, via the coding sequence ATGAGCGTACTCGAAAAATGGCCAGACGACGAGACAACCGCCGGTCAAGCTCTCGGGTGGCTGTCCCAGTGGTATCACCTCTTCGTCGTGGCCGGACTGTTCGGGTTCATGTTCTGGCTGCGAGCACGCACCTGGGAGAATTTCATCGTCAACGGTGACGTGCTCTTCAGCGGCAACGACGCGTGGTACGAATTCCGTGAGGTCGCTTACGCGGTCGCAAATTGGCCGAATACGATGCCGTTCGACCCGTGGACCGAGTTCCCCACCGGAGTCGTTGTCGAGCAGTTCGGGACGTTCTACGATCAACTCATTGCCACGACAGCACTGATCGTCGGACTTGGAAACCCGAGTGACCACTTGATTCGACTCGTCCACTTGTTTTTCCCGGCGCTGCTGGGTGCCGCAGTCGTCATCCCGACGTACTATCTCGGCAAGCACGTCGGCGGCCGCATCGGTGGTGTCATCGCCGCGGTGCTCGTTGCCCTCTCCGGTGGCGAGTTCCTCCGACGGAGTCTCGTTGGCTTTTCAGATCACCACGTCGCCGAAGTCTTCTTCCAGGCCCTCGCAGTCCTTGCAATCCTGATCGCACTCCGTGTCGCCCAAGAGGAGAAGCCGATCTACGAGCTCTTCACCGAACGTGATTGGGACGGATTGCGCCGTCCGCTCGGCTGGGCTGTGATTGCCGGAGTCGCGCTTGGATTGTACATCTCAATTTGGCCACCCGGTGTCCTCCTGATCGGCATTCTCGGTGTGTACGTCACGATCCAACTCCCGATAACGTACCTCCGAAAAGAGAGTCCGGAACACATCTCGATCGTTGCGGCAGTGATCTTTCTCGTCGCAGCGGTGCTATCGCTGGCATCGATCGACGAGATCGGATTCGGGATGATTTCGCGAACGTTGGCACAGCCTGGTTTGGCCATTGCGGGCGCAGTGTGGGTCGGTGTCCTTTCCGCCCTGGCTCGTGCGTGGGACGAGCGCGACCTCTCGCGCTGGGTGTACCCAGTCGTCGTCTTCGGGAGTCTCCTCGGTGCGGTACTGCTGGCCGCCCTGTTGCTCCCGGATTTCTTCCAGTATTTCCTCCGGCAGGCCCTCCGGTTCGTCGGCTTTGCCTTCAACCCACACACTGATGCGGCCGTCACGATCGGCGAGGTCCAGCCGCTCCCCATCGGACAGGCTGACACGCTAATCTCCTGGCTGGGCGTCGCCCCGATCGTCGGCGGCATCGGCGTTCTGCTCGCGCTCGCTCACCAGTACGTCGCTGACGAACTCGATCCAGCGTACCTCTTTGTCGCACTGTGGTTCGCGTTCTTCGTCGCAGCGACGTTCACCCAGCAGCGGTTCGCCTACTATCTGACTGTCCCAGCGGCCGTCATGACGGCACTGGTCGTGACACGGCTCTTCCGGTATTTGCGATCGATCAGCGACACCGACGGTATCGAGACCTACGAGGCGTTGGTGGTCGGGGGCGTAATCGTCCTGTTGGTCGTCCCGATGGCTCTGGGGACGACGGCCATCGGTCGATCGGCGAGCAACGGGCCTGGTGGCGTCACCGGTTGGCAGAGCAGCCTCGACTATATCGAAGAGGAGACGCCAGCGGTCGGAAACTACGGCGATGCTGGTAATGCCGACCAGCTTGACTTCTATGGTACCTACGAGCGGACGGATGACTTCGAGTACCCTGATGGCGCCTATGGCGTGATGTCCTGGTGGGACTACGGTCACTGGATTACGCAAGAGGGTGAGCGGATTCCGGTCGCAAACCCCTTCCAGCATAATGCGAGAGAAGCTGCTGCCTTCCTCGTGGCCCAAAACGAGACTGACGCGGACGACGCGCTCGCGGCCGTCGGTGAGTCCGAGACAGACGCCCAGACCCGCTACGTCATGGTCGACTGGAAGATGGCCACGGCCAACGGCGGATTCGGTGGGTATCGCTGGGGGAAGTTCTTCGCGCCGCCGAACTTCCTCGATGACGCCGACGAGTCGGACTACTACCGGCGCGTCCGCTCGCTCGTCCAGACCCAGCAGGGTCAGTCGCTGACCAACCGGTATTTCACACTCCAGAAACAGGCCTACTACGAGACGATGGCCGTCAGACTCTACCGGTACCACGGGAGTGCGGCTTCACCGACTGACGTCCCTGGTCTCGATCTCGGCGGGAGCACGGTCGTCGTCGACTGGCAGGACTACCAGGGCGTGGCCCTCCCGGAACTGAGTCAAAATGGGACTGGACAAACCGTGCAGCTGTTCCAAAATCGGAGCGCTGCCGAGGAGTTCGTCGCCAACGACAGTACGTCCCAGATCGGTGGTATCGGTAAGATTCCGAGTGAGTCGGTCGGTGCCCTGCAACACTATCGGCTCGTGCAGGTGAGTGACCCGACCGTCGGACTACGATACGGCCAACTCGGGCAGTTCATGGCAAGCCAGCCTGGACTGACTGTCCTCTCGCGGAGTCAACAGTACCAGACCGGTGTCGGCATCCGAGCGCTCGGCCTCGCTCGTGAGCCGTTCAACTCCTATACGAAGGTCTTCGAGCGGGTTCCCGGCGCGACCGTGCAGGGCGATGGGCCATCGAATGCGACTGTGACCGCAGCCGTCGAGATGGAGATGCCCAACGCAAACAAGACCTTCACCTATCGCCAGCACGCCGAGACTGACGCTAACGGTGAGTTCACGATGACGCTCCCGTACTCGACGGAGGGCTACGAGAACTGGGGGCCGGAAGACGGCTACACGAACGTCTCTGTCCGGGCCAACAGTTCCTATCAGTTCAGTACTGAGACGTCGTTCAACGAGAGTGGATCCATCTATCGCTACACCGCCACTGAAAACGTCTCGGAAGCCCAGGTCAACGGCGTCGAGGACGAGCCGGTCGCGATCGAGCTCGAACGCCAAGTGCTGGGCGAGTTCAACAACTCCGAGAGCAGCGACGCGGGTAACGAGAGCTCCGAGTCACTGACGCCGCCATCTCTTCGGTCACCGGACGGTGACACGGACGATTCGCCCTCGGGACAGACTGGCGAGGCAGTGTCCTGGAACCCCGTACTGAACGCACGGAGTGCCGGTCTCTGA
- a CDS encoding DUF368 domain-containing protein gives MGAADSVPGVSGGTIAFITGIYERLIGAIASLDPRAIVHLGRLHRPGGRQAFVTELRKMDVPFLIALGTGVLTSLVLVSRVMHVALNDARALTFAFFFGLIAASAVVLYDQVSVATPSRIGAAVLGFGLAFFVSGVTAGAEYSHALPFVFGAGTIAITAMILPGVSGAFFLVLLGQYDYLTTVLKRFVDRLVGLVTGDATLAGVLDLGATVVTFAVGALLGLLVFARIVEWALANYRYVTLTFLVSLMVGALRLPVIEVLDNTATWSPVTTLVTVLAGAIGVIVVLLLDYYTESLAY, from the coding sequence ATGGGTGCGGCCGATTCGGTGCCAGGCGTTTCCGGCGGGACCATCGCGTTCATCACTGGCATCTACGAGCGGTTGATCGGGGCAATCGCGTCCCTCGACCCGCGGGCCATCGTCCATCTCGGACGACTCCACCGCCCGGGTGGCCGGCAGGCCTTCGTCACCGAACTTCGGAAAATGGACGTCCCCTTCCTGATCGCGCTGGGGACCGGCGTCCTGACGTCGCTCGTCCTCGTCTCCCGGGTGATGCACGTGGCGTTGAACGACGCGCGAGCGCTGACGTTCGCGTTTTTCTTCGGACTGATCGCCGCGTCGGCTGTCGTACTGTACGATCAGGTGTCGGTGGCCACGCCGAGCCGCATCGGGGCCGCAGTACTCGGGTTCGGGCTCGCGTTCTTCGTCTCAGGTGTCACCGCCGGTGCCGAGTACTCCCATGCCCTGCCGTTCGTGTTCGGGGCCGGCACAATCGCCATCACGGCGATGATTCTCCCCGGCGTTTCGGGGGCTTTCTTCCTCGTGTTGCTCGGGCAGTACGACTACCTCACGACGGTGTTGAAGCGCTTTGTCGACCGATTGGTCGGGCTGGTGACCGGTGACGCCACGCTGGCCGGCGTCCTCGACCTGGGGGCGACCGTCGTTACGTTCGCTGTCGGGGCGCTGTTGGGGTTGCTCGTGTTCGCACGCATTGTCGAGTGGGCGTTAGCGAACTATCGGTACGTGACGTTGACGTTTCTCGTGAGTTTGATGGTCGGTGCGCTTCGCCTCCCGGTTATCGAAGTCCTAGATAACACCGCGACGTGGTCGCCTGTGACCACGCTGGTGACGGTCTTGGCGGGCGCAATCGGCGTGATCGTGGTTCTCCTGCTCGATTATTACACCGAATCACTGGCGTACTGA
- a CDS encoding glycosyltransferase family 4 protein, producing the protein MRTLNYLDIERYLGSSGITTAASQQRKALAEQGVTVETSPWDGRNPLTAGLANLGEDSLWTDFDVAHCNLVGPGTIAVARHAKRHDIPLILHSHVTREDFQESFRGSNQISKPLGWYLRWFYSQADLVLCPSEYTKDVLESYPVDGPIRPMTNGVDLDALEGYEKFRASAREKHDLDGVVVFSVGQVFERKGLTTFCRVAQQTDYDFAWFGPYSTSPLASETVKRWTSDPPANVTFTGWVEDVREAFGAGDIYLFPTKAENQGIAVLEAMAARKAVVLRDIPVFREYFTDGEDCLMASTDAEFREAVERLAENPDLRERLGENARETAEQHSLDRVGQQLVDIYRGLLDGADPATL; encoded by the coding sequence ATGCGCACGCTCAACTATCTGGATATCGAGCGGTATCTCGGCTCTAGCGGGATCACGACGGCGGCCAGCCAGCAGCGGAAAGCGCTGGCAGAGCAGGGTGTGACGGTCGAAACCTCCCCGTGGGACGGCCGAAACCCGCTGACTGCCGGTCTCGCGAACCTCGGTGAGGACTCGCTGTGGACCGACTTCGACGTGGCGCATTGCAATCTCGTCGGCCCGGGGACGATCGCCGTGGCCAGACACGCCAAGCGACACGATATTCCGCTGATACTGCACTCACACGTCACTCGCGAGGACTTCCAGGAGAGTTTCCGCGGGTCGAATCAAATCTCCAAGCCCCTCGGGTGGTACCTCCGGTGGTTCTACTCCCAGGCTGATCTCGTACTCTGTCCCAGCGAGTACACGAAAGACGTGCTCGAATCGTATCCCGTCGACGGGCCGATCCGTCCGATGACCAACGGTGTCGATCTGGACGCTCTCGAGGGCTACGAGAAGTTCCGCGCCTCGGCTCGCGAGAAGCACGACCTCGACGGCGTCGTCGTCTTCTCCGTCGGTCAAGTGTTCGAGCGGAAGGGGCTGACGACGTTCTGTCGGGTGGCCCAGCAGACAGACTACGACTTTGCGTGGTTCGGCCCCTACAGCACCAGCCCGCTGGCCTCTGAGACAGTCAAACGTTGGACGTCCGATCCGCCAGCAAACGTCACCTTCACGGGCTGGGTCGAGGACGTCCGTGAGGCCTTCGGCGCGGGGGATATCTATCTGTTCCCGACAAAGGCCGAAAATCAGGGGATCGCTGTCCTGGAGGCGATGGCAGCCAGGAAGGCAGTTGTCCTCAGGGACATCCCCGTTTTCCGGGAGTATTTCACTGACGGCGAGGATTGTCTGATGGCCAGTACCGACGCGGAGTTCCGCGAGGCCGTCGAGCGCTTGGCCGAGAACCCCGATCTCCGGGAGCGGTTGGGCGAGAATGCCCGCGAGACAGCCGAACAGCACAGTCTCGATCGCGTCGGCCAACAGCTGGTGGATATCTATCGCGGCTTGCTCGACGGAGCGGATCCGGCGACACTTTGA
- a CDS encoding sulfatase produces MSTGGTQNVLFVVLDTVRKDHLTVYGHDRPTTPNLDAFAEEARVYEEAVAQGPWTVPSHGSMFTGTYPSEHGATQENPYLEGQQTLAQSLAAAGYDTACYTSNAWITPYTHLSDGFERQDNFFKLLPGDFFSGPLARGWKALNDYDVLRKAVAGLINVGNYFHKYFESEGGDSKTPRAIERTKSFIDEADDPFFSFVNLMDGHLPYHPPEAYREEFAPDVDPAAVCQDTKLYNAGAYEIDDEEWADIRSLYDAEIAYMDHQIGQLFEWLKETGRWEETMVVVCADHGELFGEHDIYSHEFALYEPLINVPLLVKHPDVDPGRDEETQVELLDLYHTILDATGVDPLGTNLEPTRSLLSAEYREFTDGEFAFAEYHFPVIEYRNLQTKASSAGVEIPENSRFDSRIRAGRRPDAKYIRNECIPDEAYRIDEDPSEERDVIEGDDPAIEALEAALSRFEAGVGGEWTDVEADDVLEDVGEEAREQLDALGYVE; encoded by the coding sequence ATGAGCACCGGTGGGACCCAGAATGTCCTGTTCGTGGTACTGGATACGGTCCGGAAGGATCACCTCACAGTCTACGGTCACGATCGACCGACAACGCCGAATCTGGACGCATTCGCCGAGGAAGCTCGGGTTTACGAGGAGGCAGTCGCCCAGGGACCGTGGACGGTCCCCTCACACGGATCGATGTTTACCGGCACGTACCCGAGCGAACACGGGGCGACTCAGGAGAATCCCTACCTGGAGGGCCAGCAGACGTTGGCCCAGTCCCTCGCTGCAGCGGGCTACGATACCGCTTGTTACACCTCCAACGCCTGGATCACACCGTATACCCATCTCTCGGACGGATTCGAACGGCAGGACAACTTCTTCAAACTACTGCCCGGTGACTTCTTTTCGGGGCCGTTGGCCCGAGGGTGGAAGGCACTCAACGACTACGACGTCCTCCGGAAAGCCGTCGCCGGGCTGATCAACGTCGGCAACTACTTCCACAAGTACTTCGAGAGCGAGGGCGGCGACTCGAAGACGCCGCGGGCGATCGAGCGGACGAAGTCGTTTATCGACGAGGCCGACGATCCGTTCTTCTCGTTTGTCAACCTGATGGATGGCCACCTGCCGTATCATCCACCTGAGGCATATCGCGAGGAATTCGCGCCCGACGTCGATCCGGCGGCTGTCTGTCAAGACACGAAACTGTACAACGCCGGGGCCTACGAGATCGACGACGAGGAGTGGGCAGACATTCGGTCGTTGTACGACGCCGAGATCGCCTATATGGACCACCAAATCGGGCAACTGTTCGAGTGGCTCAAAGAGACTGGCCGCTGGGAGGAGACGATGGTCGTCGTCTGTGCCGACCACGGTGAACTGTTCGGCGAACACGACATCTACAGCCACGAATTTGCCCTGTACGAACCACTGATCAACGTCCCGTTGCTCGTCAAACACCCGGACGTCGACCCGGGCCGCGACGAGGAGACGCAGGTCGAACTCCTCGATCTCTATCACACGATTCTCGACGCGACGGGCGTCGATCCACTGGGAACGAACCTCGAACCGACGCGATCGCTGCTGTCAGCCGAGTATCGGGAGTTCACGGATGGCGAGTTCGCGTTCGCCGAATACCACTTCCCCGTCATCGAGTACCGGAACTTGCAGACGAAAGCCTCCTCAGCGGGCGTCGAGATCCCCGAAAACTCACGCTTTGACTCACGGATCCGGGCCGGCCGTCGTCCGGACGCGAAGTACATCCGCAACGAGTGTATCCCGGACGAAGCCTATCGGATCGACGAGGATCCTTCCGAGGAGCGTGACGTGATCGAGGGAGACGATCCGGCGATCGAAGCCCTCGAGGCGGCGTTGTCCCGCTTCGAAGCGGGTGTCGGCGGCGAGTGGACGGACGTCGAGGCCGATGACGTCCTCGAAGACGTCGGGGAGGAAGCCAGAGAGCAACTCGACGCGTTGGGCTACGTCGAGTGA
- a CDS encoding HEWD family protein, with protein sequence MSEIEPPRKRTCERCGRQEVWDGDRDVWRALETDGDRRLGQAHCLHEWDINGTYSPIAEG encoded by the coding sequence ATGAGCGAAATCGAGCCACCGCGCAAGCGAACCTGCGAACGATGTGGTCGACAGGAGGTCTGGGACGGTGACCGAGACGTCTGGCGCGCACTGGAAACAGACGGAGATCGACGCCTCGGCCAAGCACACTGTCTGCACGAATGGGATATCAACGGCACGTACAGCCCGATCGCCGAAGGCTGA
- a CDS encoding class I SAM-dependent methyltransferase: MGHHTFDPDGAKRLEDDSRYAYLSVDELLALFEPDPADVVADLGSGTGFYTRSIAPHVRRIVAADLQPAMHAAFAEFGIPENVDRVTAGAGRLPIRTDRLDAVYSTMTYHEFSGSNALAELARVLAPGGRLAIADWSAEGAGQRGPPVAQRFDAGTVVDQLRGAGFRIERAADRRETLVVAARLPATSRQS, translated from the coding sequence ATGGGCCATCACACGTTCGATCCAGACGGGGCGAAGCGACTCGAAGACGACTCCCGGTACGCGTATCTCTCTGTCGATGAGTTGCTCGCTCTGTTCGAGCCCGACCCAGCTGATGTTGTCGCGGATCTCGGGAGTGGCACAGGGTTCTATACCCGTTCGATCGCCCCCCACGTCCGACGGATCGTCGCGGCGGATCTCCAGCCCGCGATGCACGCGGCCTTCGCGGAGTTTGGGATCCCGGAAAACGTCGATCGGGTCACAGCTGGGGCCGGTCGGCTCCCGATCCGGACCGACCGGCTGGATGCCGTCTACTCGACGATGACGTACCACGAGTTTTCGGGTTCGAACGCACTGGCCGAACTCGCTCGCGTCCTCGCTCCTGGTGGGCGACTCGCGATCGCTGATTGGTCGGCCGAGGGGGCCGGACAGCGTGGTCCGCCAGTTGCCCAGCGCTTCGACGCTGGGACCGTCGTCGACCAGCTAAGGGGAGCCGGCTTTCGGATCGAACGTGCCGCCGATCGCCGTGAGACGCTGGTCGTCGCCGCCCGCCTCCCGGCGACGTCCCGACAATCGTAA
- a CDS encoding TraB/GumN family protein, translating to MSDHAGPATSEAGTGSIRLVGTAHVSEESAERVEAAVEDDDPDVVAVELDEGRYRQMKGETPDDIEPGDLLEGNTVFQFLAYWMLSYVQSRLGDRFDVSPGADMLAGIEAAEERGIDVALVDRNIQTTVQRFWRRLTAGEKLKLFGSMLVGIAGPLTAAGTIGVTVGFFGAILVSVLGGVSVLGGAASVLGPLASVANLAVLAGIIGGAIALPLLFVFTRVGDSEADIEEFDIEDLTDTDVVTAMMEEFRRFSPGGAEALIDERDAYIAHQLVGLREAGASVVAVVGAGHREGIQRYLDDPSTLPPMEELTGTISRSRFSLYRLFGYLFTVGFAAFFGLLLLGGAEQGWLLRLFALWFVINGIIAAGLARLAGAHWSSAGVGGAVAWLTSVNPLLAPGWFAGYVELRYLTVNVSDINRLNELLDNEELPISELVGRMREVPLFRLILIVALTNIGSFIASMLFATTVLPYMFAEVGGVDQVAAHMLDGARNGAELLWGLVS from the coding sequence ATGAGCGATCACGCGGGACCGGCGACGAGCGAGGCCGGAACGGGATCGATTCGCCTCGTCGGGACGGCACACGTCTCCGAGGAGAGTGCCGAACGCGTCGAAGCGGCTGTCGAAGACGACGATCCCGACGTCGTCGCAGTCGAACTCGACGAAGGCCGGTACCGACAGATGAAAGGGGAGACGCCGGACGATATCGAACCCGGCGATCTCCTCGAAGGCAATACGGTCTTTCAGTTTCTGGCCTACTGGATGCTCTCGTACGTTCAGTCGCGATTGGGCGATCGATTCGACGTTTCGCCTGGCGCAGATATGCTGGCCGGCATCGAAGCGGCGGAAGAACGTGGTATCGACGTGGCGTTGGTCGACCGGAATATCCAGACGACGGTACAACGCTTTTGGCGACGACTCACGGCGGGCGAGAAGCTCAAACTGTTTGGCAGCATGCTGGTCGGCATCGCCGGCCCACTGACAGCAGCCGGGACGATCGGGGTGACCGTCGGCTTTTTCGGGGCTATCCTCGTCTCGGTGCTCGGTGGCGTCTCCGTGCTGGGTGGGGCCGCGTCGGTCCTCGGTCCGCTCGCGAGCGTCGCGAATCTGGCGGTGTTGGCCGGCATCATCGGCGGTGCGATCGCCCTCCCGCTGTTGTTCGTCTTCACTCGCGTTGGTGACTCCGAGGCGGATATCGAGGAATTCGACATCGAGGATCTGACCGATACAGACGTCGTGACGGCGATGATGGAGGAGTTTCGGCGGTTCTCCCCGGGCGGTGCGGAGGCCCTAATCGACGAGCGTGATGCGTATATCGCCCACCAGCTCGTCGGCCTGCGGGAGGCAGGGGCTTCAGTCGTGGCCGTCGTCGGGGCCGGGCACCGCGAGGGGATCCAGCGCTATCTCGACGATCCATCGACGCTGCCACCGATGGAGGAGTTGACGGGGACGATCTCCCGCAGCCGTTTCTCGCTGTATCGCCTGTTCGGATATCTCTTCACCGTCGGATTCGCGGCGTTTTTCGGCTTGTTACTGCTCGGTGGGGCCGAACAGGGCTGGCTCCTCCGGTTGTTCGCGCTGTGGTTTGTCATCAACGGAATCATCGCTGCCGGACTGGCTCGGTTGGCGGGTGCCCACTGGTCGAGTGCGGGTGTCGGCGGCGCTGTTGCCTGGTTGACGAGTGTCAACCCACTGCTCGCTCCTGGCTGGTTCGCTGGCTACGTCGAACTGCGGTACCTGACCGTCAACGTCAGCGACATCAACCGACTCAACGAGTTGCTGGACAACGAGGAGTTGCCGATCTCTGAGCTGGTTGGGCGGATGCGGGAGGTGCCGCTGTTCCGGTTGATCTTGATCGTCGCGCTCACAAACATCGGGAGTTTCATCGCGAGCATGCTGTTTGCGACGACGGTACTGCCGTACATGTTCGCTGAAGTCGGCGGTGTCGATCAGGTGGCTGCCCACATGCTGGATGGCGCACGGAACGGTGCCGAACTACTCTGGGGTCTCGTCTCGTGA
- a CDS encoding metalloprotease, translating to MQLRFSRRELVDLFAAWVALSVAFTVFLNPYLLGGATVGLVDDVVETFLRQFVTSLGTVGVAFICHELAHKIVAVRFGQLATFRADYGLLLLAIVSALAGFLFAAPGAVVHRGRITPRESGLISLAGPASNLVLAAVFFATTLVASPAVADAAALGVTVNLLLAGFNMLPVGPLDGRTVVRWNRAVYVAVAVPSIALAVTALFGIGF from the coding sequence GTGCAGCTTCGATTCAGTCGTCGTGAGTTGGTGGACCTGTTCGCTGCGTGGGTTGCTTTGAGCGTTGCGTTCACAGTGTTTCTCAACCCGTATCTGCTCGGTGGCGCGACAGTGGGACTCGTCGACGATGTAGTCGAGACGTTCCTCCGCCAGTTTGTGACGAGCCTCGGCACGGTCGGTGTCGCATTCATCTGTCACGAACTCGCCCACAAAATCGTCGCCGTCCGGTTTGGCCAACTGGCTACATTCCGCGCTGACTACGGCCTCCTGTTGTTAGCAATCGTCTCTGCGCTGGCCGGGTTCCTGTTTGCCGCCCCTGGCGCGGTCGTCCATCGCGGTCGCATCACACCACGTGAGTCCGGGCTTATTTCGCTTGCCGGTCCGGCAAGCAACCTCGTGCTCGCTGCCGTGTTCTTCGCGACGACACTGGTTGCCAGCCCCGCGGTCGCTGACGCCGCGGCCCTCGGCGTCACGGTCAATCTCCTGTTGGCCGGGTTCAATATGCTCCCCGTTGGCCCGCTCGACGGTCGGACTGTCGTCCGGTGGAATCGGGCCGTCTACGTGGCCGTTGCCGTGCCGTCGATCGCGCTGGCCGTTACAGCGCTGTTCGGTATCGGCTTCTGA
- the eis gene encoding enhanced intracellular survival protein Eis yields the protein MVEHRPVAGEDVDAHRRIRRYAFHAADGPDPEDEDGPTIGQPFGLYDDGTLVSIAKHYAFDARLRGEWVDLAGLGAVATPPAYRDQGYARRSLQASVERLADEETPLVALWPFETAFYRQFGWTTANYVHRFDCHADALTEFDVDSGTFHPVGPDDWESLEAVHLAAGDGETLSVRRSEQWWRNRILRQWGQDRRHAYRYDRAGTPAGYLAYEVEDGTLSVAYMGAVDYDALRALLSFVGRHRAQIETVAFERAEGAALLDVLSRPQDVECTLTPGPMVRATDVAMALEAVSYPDTVEADVTLTVTDPLVPDNAGQYRLCVADGRGLVESDPDTDSDARIGVAGLSGLIVGARDATATARAGSVEFVDTGVERTLDELFPTERVFLREFF from the coding sequence ATGGTCGAGCATCGCCCGGTGGCAGGCGAGGACGTGGACGCTCACAGACGAATTCGGCGATACGCTTTCCACGCCGCGGACGGACCGGACCCCGAAGACGAGGACGGGCCGACGATCGGCCAGCCGTTCGGGCTGTACGACGACGGGACGCTCGTGAGTATCGCCAAACACTACGCTTTCGACGCGCGACTCCGGGGTGAGTGGGTCGATCTGGCCGGACTCGGCGCAGTCGCGACCCCACCAGCATATCGCGACCAGGGGTACGCTCGCCGATCGTTACAGGCCTCGGTCGAACGCCTGGCTGATGAGGAAACGCCACTCGTTGCTCTCTGGCCCTTCGAGACGGCCTTCTACCGGCAGTTTGGATGGACAACGGCAAATTACGTCCATCGGTTCGACTGTCACGCCGACGCCTTGACCGAGTTCGATGTCGATAGCGGGACGTTCCATCCTGTCGGTCCCGACGACTGGGAGTCCCTCGAAGCGGTCCACCTGGCTGCTGGCGACGGCGAGACCCTCTCGGTGCGGCGGAGCGAACAGTGGTGGCGCAACCGGATTCTCCGCCAGTGGGGTCAAGACCGCCGCCACGCGTATCGGTACGACCGGGCCGGAACCCCGGCCGGGTATCTCGCTTACGAGGTCGAAGATGGGACGCTGTCTGTCGCGTACATGGGAGCCGTCGATTACGACGCCTTACGGGCCTTACTCTCCTTTGTGGGCCGCCACCGCGCACAGATCGAAACCGTTGCTTTCGAGCGAGCCGAGGGGGCTGCACTGCTCGACGTCCTCTCTCGACCCCAGGACGTCGAGTGCACACTAACGCCGGGGCCGATGGTCCGGGCCACCGACGTGGCGATGGCTCTGGAAGCCGTCTCCTATCCCGACACAGTCGAGGCTGACGTGACGCTCACCGTGACAGACCCGCTCGTTCCCGACAACGCGGGGCAGTATCGCCTGTGCGTCGCCGACGGGAGGGGCCTTGTCGAATCCGATCCGGACACCGACTCGGACGCTCGGATCGGTGTGGCCGGACTGTCGGGGCTGATCGTCGGAGCGAGAGACGCGACGGCTACAGCGCGTGCTGGCTCTGTCGAGTTCGTGGATACAGGTGTCGAGCGAACGCTCGACGAACTGTTCCCCACTGAACGTGTGTTTCTCCGGGAATTCTTCTGA